The Mycolicibacterium aichiense region ACCGGGGTGATCGATGCCGTGTCCTACCTCGGCCTCGGCCACGTCTTTGTCGCCAACATGACGGGCAACATCGTCTTCCTCGGCTTCGCGGCAAATCCCAGCTCCGGGCTGTCGGCGTGGATGGCGCTGATCGCGTTGGGCGCGTTCATGTTCGGCGCACTGGTAGGCGGTGCCGTCGGCCACCGGGTGGCGGCGTCGCCGACCTGGCCGATGTCGGTGCTGCTGGTGCAGGCGGTGCTCCTCGGCGCCGTCGCGACCGCCGCTGCCGCCTTCGGCGTCCCCGCGTTGGGCCGCCCGGCCATCGTCGCGACGCTGGCGTTCGCGTTCGGCCTGCAGAACAGCACGGCCCGGCGGATGGCGGTCGCCGACCTGACCACCACGGTGCTGACGCTGACGGTGACAGGGCTGGCCGCCGACAGTCGTGTCGCGGGAGGGCCGGGCGCCAAGCCCGTCCGCCGGTTGGCGTCAATCACGACGATGCTGGCCGGTGCGGTCGCCGGGGCGCTGCTGGTGCAGGTGTCGGTGCCGTTGACCATCGCTGTCGCGGCCGTGTGCGTGCTGGTGGCCGCGGTCCTGTTCGGCGTGGACCGCCGCGTCGACAGCTGATCAGGCCGGCCCGAACCGGGCGCCGCCGTCGGCGTGGTACCAGCCGCCCGCAGCCTGGGTGCCACCGTC contains the following coding sequences:
- a CDS encoding YoaK family protein: MSVTASTTSRRTIAALLSLTAGTGVIDAVSYLGLGHVFVANMTGNIVFLGFAANPSSGLSAWMALIALGAFMFGALVGGAVGHRVAASPTWPMSVLLVQAVLLGAVATAAAAFGVPALGRPAIVATLAFAFGLQNSTARRMAVADLTTTVLTLTVTGLAADSRVAGGPGAKPVRRLASITTMLAGAVAGALLVQVSVPLTIAVAAVCVLVAAVLFGVDRRVDS